From a single Raphanus sativus cultivar WK10039 chromosome 3, ASM80110v3, whole genome shotgun sequence genomic region:
- the LOC130509150 gene encoding co-chaperone protein p23-1-like produces the protein MSRHPEVKWAETTDKIFLTVVLADSKETKVNLLPEGVFDFSAKAGPENHVYELKLELHDKVNVEESKINIGARSIFCIIEKAEPERWDKLIRGGKAPHYVKVDWDKWVDEDDEGNAGAGDMDMGGMGGMDFSSLAGMGGMGGMGGMGGMGGMGGMGGLEGLGGMGGLGGMAGLEGLGGMGGMGGMGGMGGMGGMGGMGGPEEFEDSDDEEETAQSGDKKDEAVKEEAKAEEQTTSAKEDK, from the exons atgag TCGTCATCCCGAAGTGAAGTGGGCCGAGACCACTGACAAGATTTTCCTCACCGTAGTATTAGCAGATTCGAAGGAGACTAAAGTCAACCTTCTCCCAGAAGGAGTCTTTGATTTCTCTGCAAAAGCTGGTCCTGAAAACCATGTTTATGAACTTAAACTGGAGCTTCACGATAAAGTCAACGTTGAG GAAAGTAAGATCAACATTGGAGCGAGAAGCATCTTCTGCATAATAGAGAAAGCAGAGCCTGAAAGGTGGGACAAGCTTATCCGTGGTGGGAAAGCGCCACACTATGTAAAGGTTGATTGGGATAAGTGGGTTGATGAGGACGATGAAGGCAACGCTG GTGCCGGAGATATGGATATGGGAGGAATGGGTGGAATGGATTTCTCA AGCTTGGCTGGAATGGGTGGAATGGGTGGTATGGGTGGAATGGGCGGAATGGGTGGAATGGGTGGAATGGGTGGCCTTGAAGGACTTGGTGGCATGGGTGGACTTGGTGGCATGGCTGGACTTGAAGGACTTGGCGGCATGGGTGGTATGGGAGGTATGGGAGGCATGGGTGGTATGGGAGGTATGGGAGGCATGGGTGGTCCGGAAGAGTTTGAAGACAGTGATGATGAAG AAGAAACCGCACAATCTGGAGACAAGAAAGATGAAGCTGTTAAGGAAGAAGCCAAAGCAGAAGAACAAACAACATCTGCTAAGGAAGACAAGTGA